The sequence ACCCAAATCTATACAGCGAAGACCCACGCTATATTTTGGATTTGATGTTAAAAGTTATTGAAGTAAGCGTTCGTAGCGTGGATTTAATAAACAACTTACCAAAATTAGAAATTATAGAAAACTAAACAACCTCTACCGTTCGGCTCTTGACCGAACGATAGAGCTATTGCTGTTTAAAGGTAACTAATGAAACGCATACCATTACCGAGCATAGCAGATGTTGGCGTGTCTGACAGCTTTTTACCAATCTACAAAGCGAAATAGAATTAAGAGAAAGCAAGAACAGACAAAAGACAGAGCTTGAAGCAATCAAGCCTTTGAATTTACAAGAGAGCCAAATTCTGACAAAAGAAACATGTTAAAATTAACTTAAATATTTAAATTAATTTTTATTTTTTAACTCTTTTAAAGAAATCTTTTAAGCTCTTGGCAGCAACTTCTTGTCTAACCTTAGAATACCGTTTCGTAACATTCGTAGAAGTGTGTCCTAAAATGGAGGCTATCTGTTCTAGCGTCTTACTCTCTGAAACCAGCATACCACCGATTAAATGCCTTAAATCGTGTATTCTAATCTTAATCCCAACTCTATCTAAATCTTCTCTTAGTGCAGTCTAACCGTATTTTTATCCAGTTTTTTACTTGTATCTTTAATGGCGTGAAATACAAACGCGCTCTCTTGCTTTAGCTCTCCAAGCGCTTCTATAAGTCCATCGCTCAGCTGATAAGTCATCGGTTTATGCACCTTGTTATTCTCGTATCTTATGCTATAAGTCCCAGCTTCCAAATTCACATCTCGCCACTCAAGACTAAGCGCTTCATTGAGTCTTCTGCCGTGCGAGATCCATATAAAAACACTGCGAAATGGTTGCGTTGGATAATGATAAAGCGCTTCATAAAGCTCTTGTATTTTCTCATCGCTTAACCCTGCATTGACTTGATTGTCAAACTTTGGAATTTGTATCAGTATGGCAGGGTTTGATTTTAAAGCGCCATCTAGAACATAGGGCTTAAACATCGGTCTTAAGGCTTCCTTTATGGATTTTGAAGTTCTTGGGCTCATCCTCTCATCTAGCATTTGATTGACTATCTTTTGTAAGTCAGCAGCAGCTATATGGGTTATTGGGGTTTTGGCAAGCTTGCTGTCGCCCAATACCCGCTTATTGACAAACAAATTATAAGATGCTATGGTATTTGCCTTGGTTCTTTTTCATACCCATATATGTTTCCCACGCCTGCTTGAGTGTTGGGATTTTGGTTTTCGTCTCTTTATGCTGTCCCTCTTTAGCTTTTGCAAAAACCCATCTCTGTTGTTGCTGACTTCTCTAATGGCTTGCAAAAATGCAACTTTCTTATTGAAAGAGAAGGACTTATTAACCTCAATCCTTTCGCCACTTGCATTAACCACTGTTCCTCATTAGTATGAATTTGTAATCTCTTTTAATGCATGTCAGCGCTTCTGTTATCTCCTTACCTCCAAACAAGTCATCGCTATTGTCAAAATATATATCCCTGCAGTCTGCATTTTGTGGGTTGATTTTAATACGCTTAAAAGCCATAGTATAAATCCTATTGTTTTTGCTATTGGGTTCCAAATATTTATAACAAATTATCAAAAAACTTACCTTATAAAAAAGTTATATACCCTTTCAAAGCTCGTTTTTTAGTATAAATAATCATAACAAATTATAATATCTATCAATTCCAGACTCAAAATCTTGTTAGTGGGGCATTTGATCACGCCTATCTTTTTTATGAGCCATTTTCAAATGTGGCAAGCGTATTTTTTAAATCAAGGCATCAAAGAGCAATACCTTTTTATGCTTTATACCGCTTTTCAAGTGATTTCTATACCCATTCATTTTTTAAAAGCCTCTAGTTATAGCCAAAAAATCGCCTTGAGTTTGCTTGCCGTGTTACTGGGCGTTAGCCCCTTCTTGCTTACGAATATCCCTTATTTATTCATAGAGGTGTGTGCGCTCATGGTGGCGTTTTTCACTTGCATGAGCTTTGGGGTATCAATTCTCCAAATTTGTTTCTGAAAACAATATTCCATCGCTTTCATCAAGCTGTGTGCGTGTGGTCTCTGTGCTAGTTTTATCCTTAAGCAGTTTGGAGTTGCGTTACTTTTCGCCCTTGAGTATTATCACCATGCATTTTGCCCTTACGCTTCTAATACCCTTTTTCTTTTTGTATAAGGCTAAGCCGTTTGATGCATGGATTATTTATGGATCTGTTTTCCATTAAATGGGAATAACTAGAGCTTTGTTTCATTTTTTT comes from Helicobacter acinonychis and encodes:
- a CDS encoding tyrosine-type recombinase/integrase; the encoded protein is MFKPYVLDGALKSNPAILIQIPKFDNQVNAGLSDEKIQELYEALYHYPTQPFRSVFIWISHGRRLNEALSLEWRDVNLEAGTYSIRYENNKVHKPMTYQLSDGLIEALGELKQESAFVFHAIKDTSKKLDKNTVRLH